A portion of the Pomacea canaliculata isolate SZHN2017 linkage group LG13, ASM307304v1, whole genome shotgun sequence genome contains these proteins:
- the LOC112554674 gene encoding uncharacterized protein LOC112554674: MYHQTYSWKEDASLCLPVKREATILSEHQCDKLYYRQIGVFDAQGRDHIMKVQFCECEPEAVTLIRNGLWPATPKKPGTAFCMKVMELCRMLQLEGQMSLQKFCMALERRTTFLHSRSRDYRNMYKALGIHAIILSQHDYSNMY; encoded by the exons ATGTATCATCAGACATACAGTTGGAAAGAA GACGCATCATTGTGTCTACCTGTGAAAAGAGAAGCAACCATTTTGTCTGAGCACCAGTGTGACAAGCTCTACTACCGTCAGATTGGAGTTTTTGATGCACAAG gcaGAGATCACATCATGAAAGTACAGTTCTGTGAATGTGAGCCAGAAGCAGTAACACTAATAAGAAATGGCTTATGGCCAGCAACACCAAAGAAGCCAGGGACCGCATtttgcatgaaagtgatggagcTATGCAGAATGCTACAGTTAGAAGGACAAATGTCTCTCCAGAAATTTTGCATGGCATTGGAGCGGAGGACAACTTTTCTACATAGTCGCAGCAGGGACTACAGAAACATGTACAAGGCACTGGGTATACATGCTATCattttgtcacagcatgacTATAGCAACATGTACTAG
- the LOC112554011 gene encoding uncharacterized protein LOC112554011, whose protein sequence is MFVRSTTFDQQEAVCDGNYCNTHVCQRLHFDTVCEKLLTEVPHLHLWAANCYHGDAPAGWQVEYLTRPLRSPPAVVREVEKNTLITIDRLVLPYSERGVPDHTDGPPVRRLSHRGQGHSGDSPVHCVTCGRDVASFLHSLRVGVTENVTTTATTVTSTTGTTTQPCLQWRNVLVVYWSYMTDDSGMVNGLKEAGIPVRVMNYNDIDDVATARSDVVWVTLGYDVSGLERKVVVCLEDHDTVRFHAMSRCTSQLVIVYDDDKTKDK, encoded by the exons ctccacgacctttgaccagcaggaagctgtgtgtgacggtaactattgtaacactcatgtctgtcagAGGTTACACTTCGACACTGTGTGTGAGAAGCTGCTGACAGaagttcctcatctccatctttgggcggcaaattgttaccatggtgacgcacccgccggctggcaagtggaatatttaaccagacccctccgctctcctccggccgtcgtcagggaagtcgagaaGAACACATTGATCACTATTGACCGTCTTGTTCTCCCGTACAgcgagcgaggtgtgcccgaccacacagacggcccgccagtcagacgactgtctcaccgaggtcaaggtcactcaggtgacagtCCAGTTCACTGTGTGACGTGTggtcgtgacgtggccagcttcctacacagtctccgtgttggtgttacag agaatgtcacgacaacagccacGACCGTCACCTCCACCACCGGCACCACAACACAGCCCTGCCTACAGTGGAGAAACGTTCTGGTGGTGTACTGGTCTTACATGACTGACGACTCCGGTATGGTGAATGGACttaaagaagcgggtatcccagtgcgtgTGATGAATTACAATGACATCGATGACGTGGCCACGGctcgcagtgacgtggtgtgggtgacgctTGGATATGATGTtagtggtctggagagaaaagtcgtcgtgtgtctgGAGGATCATGATACAGTCCGGTTCCACGCTATgtcccggtgtacgtcacaacttgtgattgtctacgATGACGACAAAACGAAGGATAAGTGA